In Candidatus Poribacteria bacterium, a genomic segment contains:
- a CDS encoding TetR family transcriptional regulator, with protein MQRHDFQRARSEKQVKQRRDDIIEAARTLLESSGSGSVTLMSIGERVGLAKSNIYRYFESREDILCEVFLQESEMLAEEHWSAFHGMPRLNDLSTCAAIFANGCAARPLFCMLNAELAGTMEEHVSVDRLIYLNTEFARLIARVASGLQTAAPELGEARAYLAVRMFLHQLVGCWLFTHLGDRPNEAIKIAKLAEFSQPFRKTYSQSCYVILMGLSSIDISEDMFSGLTLFDHDSETVPVPPAPMA; from the coding sequence ATGCAGCGTCACGATTTTCAACGTGCTCGAAGTGAAAAGCAGGTCAAGCAACGCCGTGACGACATCATCGAGGCGGCGCGCACTCTTTTGGAATCATCAGGCAGTGGCAGCGTCACACTGATGTCCATCGGCGAGAGGGTTGGGCTCGCGAAGTCGAACATCTATAGATATTTTGAAAGTCGCGAAGATATCCTGTGCGAGGTCTTCCTTCAGGAGTCCGAGATGCTGGCAGAAGAGCATTGGTCAGCGTTTCATGGCATGCCGCGGTTGAACGATCTCTCGACCTGTGCTGCAATTTTCGCTAACGGCTGTGCAGCGCGGCCGCTGTTCTGCATGCTTAACGCAGAACTGGCTGGCACGATGGAAGAACATGTTTCGGTGGATCGGCTGATTTATCTGAATACGGAATTTGCCCGTCTGATAGCGCGCGTAGCATCTGGACTGCAGACTGCAGCACCTGAACTTGGTGAGGCGCGCGCCTATCTCGCGGTTCGAATGTTCCTTCACCAGTTGGTCGGGTGCTGGTTATTTACCCATTTGGGCGATCGACCCAACGAGGCGATCAAGATCGCTAAACTTGCAGAGTTCAGCCAGCCCTTCCGGAAAACATACTCGCAAAGTTGTTATGTCATCCTGATGGGATTGTCGTCCATTGATATATCGGAAGACATGTTCTCGGGGCTAACGCTGTTTGATCACGACAGCGAGACAGTACCCGTCCCCCCAGCACCAATGGCCTGA
- a CDS encoding nucleotidyltransferase domain-containing protein, with translation MTDRLDLLPRHRAKLEEIIVRHLPEVEVWAYGSRVNEQSDDSSDLDLVVRGPGLKEFQFDVMKNFKVAIRESRIPILVEARAWTRIRFPRLGRPFSLLG, from the coding sequence ATGACTGATCGTCTGGATCTATTGCCGAGACACCGCGCGAAACTTGAAGAAATCATCGTGAGGCACTTACCCGAGGTAGAAGTATGGGCCTACGGTAGCCGAGTGAATGAGCAAAGCGATGACAGCAGCGACCTCGATTTAGTTGTACGCGGACCGGGGTTGAAAGAGTTTCAGTTTGATGTGATGAAAAATTTTAAAGTAGCGATCCGAGAATCCAGAATCCCAATCCTTGTAGAAGCACGCGCCTGGACTAGAATTCGATTCCCGCGGCTCGGGCGGCCCTTCAGCCTTTTAGGATGA
- a CDS encoding peroxidase-related enzyme (This protein belongs to a clade of uncharacterized proteins related to peroxidases such as the alkylhydroperoxidase AhpD.), which produces MKIPSASRYPIPKIEDLPQDIQERMLAVQEKAGFIPNVFLALAHRPKEFRVFFNYHDALMEKESGLSKADMEMIVVATSGENNCQYCVVAHGAVLRIHAKHPLISDQVAVNYRKADITPRQMAMLDFAVKVCNESWAVGEKDIEALKEAGFSEEDIWDIAAITAFFGMSNRLANVLVMEPNAEFYNMAREMS; this is translated from the coding sequence ATAAAAATACCTTCTGCAAGTCGATATCCCATACCCAAAATCGAAGACCTGCCGCAGGATATCCAGGAGCGAATGCTTGCAGTGCAGGAGAAAGCGGGTTTTATTCCCAATGTGTTCCTGGCGCTGGCACACCGTCCGAAAGAATTCCGGGTATTTTTTAATTATCACGATGCTCTGATGGAAAAGGAAAGCGGCTTGAGCAAGGCCGATATGGAGATGATTGTGGTTGCGACTTCGGGTGAAAACAACTGTCAGTACTGCGTAGTTGCCCACGGCGCGGTGTTGCGAATCCATGCAAAACACCCCTTGATCTCTGACCAGGTTGCAGTCAACTATCGGAAAGCCGACATTACACCCCGACAGATGGCGATGCTGGATTTCGCGGTCAAAGTCTGTAATGAATCGTGGGCAGTTGGAGAGAAAGATATTGAAGCGCTGAAAGAAGCTGGTTTCAGTGAAGAAGACATCTGGGACATCGCAGCGATTACAGCGTTCTTTGGCATGAGTAACAGGTTGGCCAATGTGCTGGTGATGGAACCCAACGCCGAGTTCTATAACATGGCACGCGAGATGAGCTAG
- a CDS encoding aminomethyltransferase family protein → MEDGRLAYNFPIEHQTEVVQLVMEKGREYGLALIGSRALLSLRLEKGYGSWRREYSPEYSPYESVLDRFVKLDKGEFVGRDWMVDASTQDRKWLLTCFAVDVDEQDAVGGEPILCDGEVSGIVTSASFGHTIGKSIALGYIPPAKQQSRDIKIEIIGKAKDAKIVTEPLVDPSGSRMRS, encoded by the coding sequence ATGGAGGATGGCAGACTTGCATATAACTTTCCGATTGAACATCAAACCGAGGTGGTTCAGTTGGTCATGGAAAAGGGAAGAGAGTACGGGCTTGCTCTAATCGGGTCCAGGGCTCTGCTTTCGCTCAGACTGGAAAAGGGATATGGCAGTTGGCGCCGGGAGTATTCGCCAGAATATTCACCCTACGAATCTGTACTGGACCGATTCGTGAAACTGGATAAAGGCGAATTTGTCGGCCGTGATTGGATGGTTGATGCATCGACTCAAGACCGCAAATGGCTACTGACCTGTTTTGCGGTCGACGTGGATGAACAGGATGCCGTGGGTGGTGAACCGATCCTGTGTGATGGAGAGGTTTCGGGAATCGTTACGTCGGCATCGTTTGGCCACACCATTGGAAAAAGCATTGCACTCGGCTACATTCCGCCGGCAAAACAACAAAGCAGAGACATCAAAATAGAGATAATTGGCAAGGCCAAAGACGCGAAAATCGTGACCGAACCACTGGTTGACCCCAGTGGGTCAAGAATGCGAAGTTGA